One genomic segment of Tripterygium wilfordii isolate XIE 37 chromosome 9, ASM1340144v1, whole genome shotgun sequence includes these proteins:
- the LOC120005774 gene encoding glucan endo-1,3-beta-glucosidase 6-like: MGWCCLIFGLVSLLPVVYLVDGIGANWGTQTTHPLPPDTVVRMLVENGIQKVKLFDANYDALRALGKSRIEVMVGIPNDMLATLASSVKAAEKWVAKNISTHLSTDNVNIRYVAVGNEPFLQTYNGTFLGVTFPALQNIQSALIKAGHSNQVKVTVPQNADVYGSASGLPSGGDFRADIHDLMVGIVKFLSDNGGSFTVNIYPFISLYTDPSFPVEYAFFDGNASPLNDGGTNYYNMFDANYDTLVYALEKNGYGNLPIIVGEIGWPTDGDQNGNVQYARRFSQGFMNHISGGKGTPKRPEPVDAYLFSLIDEDAKSIDPGNFERHWGIFTFDGIPKYPLSLGTTNSSVLVPAKNVHYLERKWCVMKPSARLDDLGIANSVSYACALADCTSLGYGTSCGNLDARGNISYAFNSYFQQNNQLDSACKFPNLSMIAKSDPSVGSCRFEIMIEPYYGGAGAVNDLSQKMLGLITGLVIYFVTIV; encoded by the exons ATGGGTTGGTGCTGTTTGATTTTTGGGTTGGTTTCATTGCTTCCAGTGGTGTATTTGGTGGATGGAATTGGTGCTAACTGGGGCACACAGACGACCCACCCTCTGCCTCCCGATACAGTGGTGAGGATGCTAGTAGAGAATGGGATTCAAAAGGTGAAGCTTTTTGATGCAAATTATGATGCTTTGAGAGCTCTTGGTAAGTCGCGGATTGAAGTGATGGTAGGTATTCCTAATGACATGCTTGCAACTCTTGCTAGCAGTGTGAAGGCTGCTGAGAAATGGGTTGCCAAAAATATCTCAACACACCTCTCCACTGACAATGTTAACATCAG GTATGTTGCAGTTGGGAATGAACCTTTCTTGCAAACATATAATGGAACTTTCCTTGGGGTGACCTTCCCAGCTCTCCAGAACATCCAATCGGCCCTGATAAAAGCTGGGCATAGCAATCAAGTAAAGGTCACTGTCCCCCAGAATGCTGATGTCTACGGGAGTGCAAGTGGCTTACCATCTGGTGGCGACTTTAGAGCTGATATCCATGATCTCATGGTTGGTATTGTCAAGTTTTTGAGTGACAACGGAGGCTCCTTTACAGTAAACATCTATCCCTTCATAAGCCTCTACACTGATCCCAGCTTCCCGGTTGAGTATGCCTTCTTTGATGGCAATGCATCACCTTTAAACGATGGTGGGACAAACTACTACAACATGTTTGATGCAAATTATGACACTCTCGTCTACGCTCTCGAGAAAAATGGGTATGGAAACCTGCCTATTATTGTAGGAGAGATAGGTTGGCCAACTGATGGGGACCAAAATGGTAATGTACAATATGCCCGACGATTCAGCCAAGGTTTCATGAATCATATTTCAGGTGGAAAGGGTACTCCAAAAAGACCGGAACCAGTCGATGCTTATTTATTCAGTTTGATTGATGAAGATGCTAAAAGTATTGATCCAGGAAATTTCGAACGCCACTGGGGAATATTTACATTTGATGGGATACCCAAGTACCCTCTCAGCCTTGGCACAACAAATTCAAGTGTGTTAGTCCCTGCTAAAAACGTGCACTACTTGGAGCGGAAATGGTGTGTGATGAAACCATCTGCAAGGCTTGACGATCTGGGAATCGCAAATAGTGTGAGCTACGCCTGTGCTCTTGCAGATTGCACTAGCCTTGGTTATGGCACATCCTGCGGAAATTTGGATGCTAGGGGGAACATTTCTTATGCATTCAACAGTTACTTCCAGCAGAACAATCAGCTTGATAGTGCATGCAAATTCCCGAACCTTTCGATGATTGCAAAATCAGATCCTTCAGTCGGAAGTTGCAGGTTTGAGATAATGATTGAGCCATACTATGGAGGAGCAGGAGCAGTCAATGATCTCTCACAGAAGATGTTGGGTTTGATTACTGGACTTGTTATATATTTTGTAACAATTGTGTGA
- the LOC120005385 gene encoding ABC transporter G family member 32 has translation MINDVRLEAINALLNHQCQGFIASLDPDRNRMWNSAENVFARTPSFREDGEDEEALRWAALERLPTYARARRGIFKDMLGDAKEIDVTELEAQEQRIVLDRLINSFEDDPEKFFDRMRKRFDAVDLEFPKIEVRFQNLTVESFVRVGSRALPTIPNFIFNMTEAFFRGLGIYRGKRSKLTILDDISGIIRPSRLTLLLGPPSSGKTTLLLALAGRLKDNLQISGRITYNGHSLKEFVPPRTSAYVSQDDWHVAEMTVRETLEFAGCCQGVGSKYDMLVELSRREKIHGIKPDEDLDIFMKSIALGGQETSLVVEYIMKILGLDTCADTLVGDEMLKGISGGQKKRLTTGELLVGPSRVLFMDEISNGLDSSTTYQIIKYLRHSTCALDGTTVISLLQPAPETYQLFDDVILLCEGHIVYQGPRDAVRDFFSHMGFSCPPRKNVADFLQEVTSKKDQEQYWSVPYPPYKYIPPEKIAEAFRLYQTGKSLSEELDTPFDRRYNHPAALSTSRYGVKKNALLKTSYNWQKLLMKRNSFIYVFKFIQLLFVALITMSVFFRTTMRHNTIDDGGIYLGALYFSMVIILFNGFTEVSMLVAKLPVIYKHRDLHFYPSWIYTIPSWALSIPTSLIESGFWVAITYYVIGYDPEVTRFFRQFLLYFFLHQMSIALFRVMGSLGRNMIVANTFGSFAMLVVMALGGFIISRDRIPSWWIWGYWISPLMYAQNAASVNEFLGHSWNKRAGSHSNLTLGKALMRERSLFPESYWYWIGVGALLGFTVLLNILFTFFLAYLDPLGKQQAVVSKEELRERDRRKKGQSVVVELRQYLQHSGSLSGKSFNQRGMVLPFQPLSMSFSNVNYFVDVPVELKQQGIAEDRLRLLVNVTGAFRPGVLTALVGVSGAGKTTLMDVLAGRKTGGVIEGSIHISGYPKRQETFARISGYCEQNDVHSPCLTVLESLLFSACLRLASEVDLDTQQAFVEEVMELVELTPLRGALVGLPGVDGLSTEQRKRLTIAVELVANPSIVFMDEPTSGLDARSAAIVMRTVRNIVNTGRTIVCTIHQPSIEIFESFDELLFMKRGGELIYAGPLGPKSCELVKFFEAVEGVTKIRPGYNPAAWMLEVTSPAEESRLGMDFAEIYRKSNLFQRNRDLVENLSKPIHSSKELDFPTKYSRSFNEQFLACLWKQNLSYWRNPQYTAVRFFYTVMISLMLGTICWRFGSKRETQQDILNAMGSMYVAVLFIGITNATAVQPVVSVERFVSYRERAAGMYSALPFAFAQVAIELPYVFGQTIIYGTIFYSLASFEWTAQKFMWYIFFMYFTMLYFTFYGMMTTAITPNHNVAAIIAAPFYMLWNLFSGFMISYKRIPVWWRWYYWANPIAWSLYGLVTSQYGDDDKLIRLSDGVQMIPIRQLLKNGLGYRHDFLGIAGIMVAGFCVLFGVIFAFAIKSFNFQRR, from the exons ATGATCAACGATGTACGATTGGAGGCCATTAATGCACTTCTCAACCACCAATGCCAAG GGTTTATCGCTTCCCTAGATCCGGATAGGAACCGAATGTGGAACTCTGCGGAGAATGTGTTCGCGAGAACACCGTCGTTCAGGGAGGACGGAGAGGACGAGGAGGCGCTGCGATGGGCCGCGCTAGAGCGGTTGCCTACTTACGCACGTGCTCGTAGAGGTATTTTCAAGGACATGCTCGGTGATGCGAAGGAGATCGACGTTACTGAGTTGGAAGCTCAGGAACAGAGAATCGTTCTGGATCGCCTTATTAACTCGTTTGAAGATGATCCTGAGAAGTTCTTCGATCGAATGCGAAAGAGATTTGACGC AGTGGACTTGGAATTTCCAAAAATTGAGGTCCGGTTTCAAAATCTCACCGTGGAATCATTTGTTCGTGTTGGAAGCAGGGCGTTGCCAACCATTCCTAATTTTATCTTCAACATGACTGAG GCATTTTTTAGGGGTTTGGGGATTTACAGGGGAAAGAGAAGCAAGCTGACTATTTTAGATGATATTAGCGGGATCATTAGACCTTCTCG attgacGCTTCTGTTGGGACCTCCAAGTTCAGGAAAGACTACACTCTTGTTGGCTCTTGCTGGACGCCTTAAAGATAACTTGCAG ATTTCAGGAAGAATTACTTACAATGGACACAGTCTAAAGGAGTTCGTTCCTCCAAGGACATCTGCTTATGTCAGTCAAGATGATTGGCATGTCGCAGAGATGACTGTGAGGGAAACTCTTGAGTTTGCAGGATGCTGTCAAGGTGTTGGATCCAAGTATG ATATGCTTGTAGAACtctcaagaagagaaaaaattcaTGGGATAAAACCTGATGAAGATCTTGATATTTTCATGAAG TCAATTGCACTGGGAGGACAGGAGACAAGCCTAGTTGTGGAGTATATCATGAAG ATTTTAGGGTTGGACACATGTGCTGATACATTGGTGGGTGATGAAATGCTAAAAGGGATCTCAGGGGGACAGAAGAAGCGGCTCACAACag GTGAATTACTTGTTGGTCCATCTAGAGTGCTCTTCATGGATGAGATCTCGAATGGGCTTGACAGTTCAACTACTTATCAAATCATCAAGTACCTGAGGCATTCAACTTGTGCACTTGATGGGACCACCGTTATATCTTTGCTGCAACCTGCTCCTGAGACTTACCAGTTGTTTGATGATGTTATACTTCTATGTGAGGGCCATATTGTATACCAAGGACCCCGGGATGCTGTTCGTGATTTCTTTTCACATATGGGGTTTAGTTGTCCTCCCAGGAAAAATGTGGCAGACTTCTTGCAAGAA GTTACGTCCAAGAAGGATCAAGAGCAGTATTGGTCTGTTCCTTACCCACCTTACAAGTACATACCTCCTGAGAAAATTGCTGAAGCATTCCGATTATATCAAACCGGTAAAAGTTTGTCTGAGGAATTGGATACTCCTTTTGATAGACGTTATAATCATCCCGCAGCCTTGTCAACTTCTCGTTATGGTGTAAAAAAGAATGCCCTTCTCAAGACCAGCTATAACTGGCAAAAGCTGCTGATGAAACGGAATTCATTTATCTATGTTTTCAAATTTATTCAG CTGCTTTTTGTTGCCTTGATCACAATGAGTGTTTTTTTCCGGACAACAATGCGCCATAATACAATTGATGATGGGGGCATATATCTTGGGGCACTTTACTTTTCCATGGTCATTATTCTTTTTAATGGATTTACGGAGGTTTCAATGCTGGTGGCTAAGCTTCCAGTTATTTACAAGCACAGGGATTTGCATTTCTATCCAAGTTGGATATACACCATTCCTTCTTGGGCGTTAAGTATCCCAACTTCTCTCATTGAATCGGGTTTCTGGGTGGCAATTACGTACTACGTTATTGGATATGATCCTGAAGTTACTAG GTTTTTTCGGCAATTCTTGTTGTATTTCTTTCTACACCAGATGTCAATAGCTCTCTTCCGTGTCATGGGATCCTTGGGCCGTAACATGATCGTTGCTAATACCTTTGGGTCTTTTGCTATGCTTGTTGTCATGGCTCTTGGAGGATTCATCATTTCAAGAG ATCGGATCCCTAGTTGGTGGATATGGGGTTACTGGATATCTCCTTTGATGTATGCTCAGAATGCAGCTTCAGTTAATGAATTTTTAGGGCATTCCTGGAATAAG AGAGCTGGGAGCCACAGTAACCTCACGTTGGGTAAGGCATTAATGAGAGAGCGCAGTTTGTTTCCAGAGAGCTACTGGTATTGGATTGGTGTTGGTGCCTTGCTCGGTTTTACGGTTCTGCTCAACATTTTATTCACTTTTTTCCTAGCTTACCTTGATC CTTTAGGAAAACAACAAGCTGTTGTCTCCAAAGAAGAGCTGCGGGAGAGAGACAGAAGAAAGAAAGGTCAAAGTGTTGTTGTTGAACTGAGGCAGTACTTACAGCATTCAGGCTCACTAAGTG GAAAAAGTTTCAACCAAAGAGGCATGGTTCTCCCATTTCAACCACTTTCCATGTCTTTCAGTAATGTCAATTACTTTGTGGACGTTCCTGTA GAACTGAAGCAACAAGGAATAGCGGAAGATAGATTGCGGCTGTTGGTCAATGTTACTGGAGCATTTAGACCAGGTGTGCTTACAGCATTGGTTGGAGTTAGTGGTGCTGGTAAAACGACCCTCATGGATGTTTTGGCCGGTAGGAAAACTGGTGGGGTCATAGAAGGAAGCATTCATATATCTGGGTATCCCAAAAGGCAAGAAACTTTTGCAAGAATTTCTGGTTACTGTGAGCAGAATGACGTGCATTCTCCTTGCTTGACTGTTCTGGAGTCACTGCTGTTCTCTGCTTGTCTCCGGTTAGCATCAGAAGTTGACTTGGATACACAACAG GCATTTGTGGAGGAGGTAATGGAGCTTGTGGAGCTCACTCCACTAAGGGGGGCATTGGTTGGTCTACCAGGAGTTGATGGTTTGTCAACCGAACAACGGAAAAGATTAACTATTGCTGTTGAATTGGTTGCTAATCCTTCTATAGTGTTCATGGATGAGCCCACGTCAGGGTTGGATGCAAGATCTGCAGCCATTGTGATGAGGACAGTAAGAAATATTGTAAATACTGGGAGGACAATTGTTTGTACAATTCACCAGCCTAGCATAGAAATCTTTGAATCCTTTGATGAG CTATTGTTCATGAAGCGTGGAGGGGAGCTCATTTATGCTGGTCCACTTGGCCCCAAGTCTTGTGAGCTTGTCAAGTTTTTTGAG GCAGTTGAAGGAGTGACAAAGATCAGGCCTGGATATAATCCTGCTGCATGGATGCTTGAGGTTACTTCACCTGCAGAAGAAAGCCGCCTGGGCATGGATTTTGCGGAAATTTACCGAAAATCAAATTTGTTTCA GCGTAACAGAGATTTGGTTGAAAATCTAAGCAAGCCTATTCATAGTTCAAAAGAATTGGACTTTCCAACCAAGTATTCCCGGTCGTTCAATGAGCAGTTTTTAGCTTGTCTTTGGAAGCAAAATCTATCTTATTGGCGAAACCCACAATACACTGCAGTTCGCTTCTTCTACACTGTCATGATTTCATTGATGCTTGGGACAATATGTTGGAGATTCGGGTCTAAAAG GGAGACCCAACAGGATATACTTAACGCCATGGGATCCATGTATGTAGCAGTCCTATTTATTGGAATAACCAATGCCACCGCTGTACAACCTGTCGTCTCTGTTGAAAGATTTGTTTCATATCGGGAGAGAGCTGCAGGGATGTATTCTGCTCTTCCATTTGCTTTTGCACAG GTTGCTATTGAGCTTCCTTACGTGTTTGGGCAAACAATTATTTACGGCACAATATTTTATTCCCTGGCCTCATTTGAGTGGACAGCTCAGAAGTTTATGTGGTACATTTTCTTCATGTATTTTACGATGCTATACTTCACCTTCTATGGAATGATGACGACAGCAATCACGCCAAATCATAATGTCGCTGCCATCATCGCTGCTCCATTTTACATGCTTTGGAACCTTTTCAGTGGCTTTATGATTTCGTACAAG AGAATTCCTGTATGGTGGAGGTGGTATTACTGGGCAAACCCCATTGCTTGGAGTCTGTATGGTCTTGTGACTTCACaatatggtgatgatgataaACTTATAAGGCTATCAGATGGAGTTCAGATGATTCCTATAAGGCAACTACTCAAGAATGGGCTTGGATACAGGCATGATTTTTTGGGCATAGCAGGTATAATGGTGGCCGGGTTCTGCGTTCTTTTTGGGGTCATTTTTGCTTTTGCAATAAAATCCTTCAACTTCCAGAGGAGATGA
- the LOC120005386 gene encoding serine/threonine protein phosphatase 2A 57 kDa regulatory subunit B' kappa isoform-like, translating to MLKQILSKLPRKSPKSDSFDCGGIDSGNISPNFGNGIQTTSCTNTFSSRLSVVKRVSSAVFPASIMAGVEAVEPHLSFKDVSNQQKQNLFVSKLKMCCEVSDVNDPDKNSVEQDLKRQTLLEIVDFVSTGSAKFTESAITAMSKMCAINLFRVFPPKCRSNSTGGEAEDEEPMFDPAWSHLQIVYDLLLRFIGYNNLDVKVAKKFVDHAFLLRLLDLFDSEDPRERDCLKTILHRIYGKFMVHRPFIRKAVSNIIYRFVFETERHNGIAELLEIFGSVISGFALPLKEEHTIFLCRALIPLHKPKSVGIYHQQLTYCVVQFIEKDPKLACTVIKGLLKYWPVTNSQKELMFISELEEVLEMTSLAEFQKIMVPLFRRIGSCLNSSHYQVAERAHLLWNNEHVLNLTAHNRQVIVPLVFSALERNSQNHWNQAVLNLTQNVKKVFYDMDEELVLACQHKLEEENSLSNAVAEKRRLTWERLEHAASFQPPAVNVITPTNLATCTVAC from the exons ATGCTCAAGCAAATTCTCAGCAAACTCCCGCGAAAATCACCAAAATCTGATTCATTCGATTGTGGTGGAATTGATTCTGGCAACATTTCTCCCAACTTTGGCAATGGAATCCAAACTACAAGCTGTACGAATACTTTTTCTAGTCGGCTAAGCGTTGTTAAGCGGGTTTCTTCAGCTGTTTTTCCTGCAAGCATCATGGCTGGAGTAGAGGCAGTTGAGCCCCATCTATCCTTTAAAGATGTTTCAAATCAACAGAAGCAGAACCTGTTTGtcagtaagttaaagatgtgctGCGAGGTGTCCGATGTCAATGATCCGGATAAGAATTCTGTTGAGCAAGATTTGAAACGTCAGACATTGTTAGAGattgttgattttgtttctactgGATCAGCAAAGTTTACTGAGTCGGCAATTACTGCAATGAGTAAAATGTGCGCAATTAACCTCTTTAGGGTTTTCCCCCCTAAGTGCCGTTCTAATAGTACTGGGGGGGAAGCGGAAGATGAAGAGCCTATGTTTGATCCTGCTTGGTCTCATTTGCAGATTGTGTATGACCTACTCCTTCGGTTTATTGGTTATAATAATCTTGATGTAAAGGTGGCAAAGAAGTTTGTGGATCATGCTTTTCTTTTAAGATTACTTGACTTGTTTGATTCTGAGGACCCGAGGGAAAGAGACTGTTTGAAAACAATTCTGCATAGGATTTATGGGAAATTTATGGTGCACAGGCCTTTTATCCGCAAGGCTGTTAGCAATATCATCTATCGTTTTGTTTTTGAAACGGAAAGACATAATGGAATTGCAGAGCTGTTGGAGATTTTTGGGAGTGTTATTAGTGGCTTTGCTTTGCCATTAAAAGAGGAGCACACGATATTCTTGTGCAGGGCTCTGATTCCTCTACACAAGCCAAAATCAGTGGGAATTTATCATCAACAGCTGACATATTGTGTTGTTCAGTTTATAGAGAAGGATCCAAAGCTGGCTTGTACTGTGATTAAAGGGCTTTTAAAATACTGGCCGGTGACAAATAGCCAGAAGGAGTTGATGTTTATCAGTGAATTGGAAGAGGTTTTGGAAATGACTAGTTTAGCTGAGTTCCAAAAGATCATGGTTCCACTATTTCGGCGTATTGGATCCTGCCTCAACAGTTCTCATTACCAG GTAGCTGAACGAGCACACTTGCTATGGAATAATGAGCATGTTCTTAATCTTACTGCACATAACCGGCAGGTGATTGTGCCTCTTGTCTTCTCAGCTCTTGAACGAAACTCGCAGAATCACTGGAACCAGGCAGTGCTCAACCTGACACAAAATGTCAAGAAGGTCTTTTATGATATGGATGAAGAGCTAGTACTTGCCTGCCAACACAAGTTGGAAGAGGAAAATTCCCTCTCTAATGCAGTAGCTGAGAAGCGGAGACTGACATGGGAACGCCTTGAACATGCTGCTAGTTTCCAACCTCCAGCGGTTAATGTCATCACTCCTACCAACCTTGCCACTTGCACCGTCGCCTGCTAG